In Nitrospira sp., a single genomic region encodes these proteins:
- the csrA gene encoding carbon storage regulator CsrA, which produces MLVLTRRRGEGVTIGPDIRVIVLGMKGGQVRLGIEAPHTIEVHRDEVYARIQDENHLASKTQVIPLDAFRHLAPPKRRSAP; this is translated from the coding sequence ATGCTGGTCCTGACAAGACGACGCGGCGAAGGTGTGACCATCGGTCCGGATATCCGGGTCATTGTCCTCGGGATGAAAGGCGGACAGGTGCGCCTGGGGATCGAGGCTCCGCACACCATTGAGGTACATCGCGATGAAGTCTATGCGCGGATTCAGGACGAGAATCACTTGGCCTCGAAAACACAAGTCATTCCGCTCGACGCCTTTCGCCACCTCGCACCGCCGAAGCGGCGGAGCGCGCCATAA
- a CDS encoding flagellar assembly protein FliW has protein sequence MMHCRSTRFGNCDVRPDAVLTFPNGILGFPDCRRYVILDHDTDAPFKWLQSLDEPGLAFVILDPATFHPEYNVQAPHEALVEVDGKDDDELILSVLLTIPSNDPTGITANLRGPLLMNPRTKLCKQLILSDNYPTRFPLFAHKPATDTLAPKPVASAVCSV, from the coding sequence ATGATGCACTGTCGTTCGACCCGTTTCGGCAACTGTGACGTTCGACCCGACGCGGTCCTGACATTTCCGAACGGGATTCTTGGATTTCCAGACTGCCGCCGCTACGTGATTCTCGATCACGATACGGATGCGCCGTTCAAATGGCTGCAGTCACTCGATGAACCGGGATTGGCCTTTGTGATTCTCGATCCGGCCACGTTCCACCCTGAATATAACGTCCAGGCGCCTCATGAAGCCCTCGTTGAAGTGGACGGCAAGGATGACGACGAGTTGATTCTGTCCGTGCTGCTCACCATTCCGTCCAACGACCCGACAGGCATCACGGCCAATCTGCGGGGACCGCTTCTCATGAATCCTCGCACCAAGCTCTGCAAGCAGCTGATCCTCTCCGACAACTATCCCACACGCTTTCCGCTGTTCGCACACAAGCCCGCGACTGACACCCTCGCCCCCAAGCCGGTCGCATCGGCTGTCTGTTCCGTCTGA
- a CDS encoding response regulator: protein MKQLPQRRRSASTRPAKKRSPQSYEGLLDGLPIGVLILSPAGVISAMNAEGARLCGVAGTGYIGALFPELWEQLTGRNAAITRQLIQQVHREKQPRQPDQVVIRQGRGRAIPVEWTCMPASFDQQLAVSVSLKDMSREQELTHDRNRLAAIADESPYPILELDDQASLIYANPVMTGLLAQFGYGTDGYPQVAPQGLPDLVRRCLDADTPIQEIAYRLPDARFAWVFCPVKADRHVRGYAVDLTETQRAKEALHASAAELTAQNLRLDRALQEAQAATHTKAAFLATISHELRTPMNGVIGMTSLLMDTALAPEQRSYAETIRQCGEALLHLINDVLECSKIEAGKLELESIEFNLRTTVEDVLKQFAERAESKGLELNGLIHAAVPTGLRGDPGRLRQVLTNLVGNAIKFTQQGDVTVQVYLEEETEGDALLRFDVTDSGIGISPETQGRLFQPFVQADSTMTRRYGGTGLGLSISKQLIELMGGQIGVKSAPDRGSTFWCTARFPKQPSSVSAILPMADLQGHRVLIVDDNESNRLILHHLVSGWGMQDVLAEDAGSALALIEEASRHGTPFDCAIVDVVMPGKDGLQLAAELQSLSCAASMRIVVMTSLLQRGHAERARKVGAKGYLTKPVRHDELRDCLRTVLGMAHAPVEPPQADDTASPRLITRHTLAEHSTRRRVLVVEDNGVNQKLAVRMLEKLGYRPDLVENGQEALAALDAGAYDAVLMDCQMPVMDGFEATAAIRRQEAAGKRYVSEGHLPIIAVTANAMQGDRERCLAAGMDAYLAKPIKLEDVRTTLARWVMSPASEDTGKGVARSMGPVSDGRSIFDPAQMLQNIGGDQDLLVQLVDLFLERQADMMSQIRQALSLGDTVTVERAAHTLKGTAGNLCAPEVALAAGRLEAIGRLGTLHDAPAVYAHLEMEMLRLLRILEDYRGPSGAMTQAAA from the coding sequence ATGAAGCAGCTTCCCCAACGGCGGCGTTCGGCGTCCACTCGGCCCGCCAAGAAGCGGTCGCCGCAGTCATACGAAGGACTGTTGGACGGATTGCCGATCGGCGTCCTCATATTGAGTCCGGCCGGGGTCATCTCTGCGATGAATGCCGAAGGCGCCCGTTTGTGCGGGGTGGCCGGGACTGGCTATATCGGAGCACTCTTTCCGGAACTGTGGGAGCAGTTGACCGGGCGGAATGCGGCTATCACCCGACAGCTCATTCAGCAGGTGCACCGCGAGAAGCAGCCCAGGCAGCCGGATCAGGTGGTCATACGGCAGGGCCGGGGCCGCGCGATTCCGGTGGAGTGGACCTGCATGCCCGCCAGCTTCGATCAACAACTCGCAGTCTCCGTCAGCCTCAAAGATATGTCACGAGAGCAGGAATTGACGCACGATCGTAATCGTCTTGCCGCAATTGCCGACGAGAGTCCGTATCCCATCCTTGAGCTCGACGATCAGGCCAGCCTGATCTATGCCAATCCGGTCATGACCGGACTTTTGGCTCAGTTCGGTTATGGAACCGACGGATATCCACAAGTGGCTCCGCAGGGCTTGCCCGATCTGGTGCGGCGTTGTTTAGACGCGGACACGCCCATCCAGGAAATCGCTTATCGCCTGCCCGACGCGCGTTTCGCGTGGGTGTTCTGTCCCGTGAAGGCCGATCGGCATGTCCGCGGGTATGCCGTCGATCTGACAGAGACGCAGCGAGCGAAAGAGGCGCTTCACGCTTCGGCGGCAGAGCTGACCGCTCAAAACCTCCGGTTGGATCGGGCGCTTCAGGAGGCGCAAGCCGCCACTCATACCAAGGCGGCGTTTCTCGCCACCATCAGTCATGAACTGCGCACCCCCATGAATGGGGTGATCGGAATGACCAGCTTGCTCATGGACACCGCCCTCGCCCCCGAACAGCGTTCGTATGCCGAGACCATTCGGCAATGCGGGGAAGCGCTCCTGCATTTGATCAACGATGTTCTGGAGTGCAGCAAGATCGAAGCCGGCAAGCTGGAACTGGAATCGATCGAGTTCAATCTTCGGACGACCGTCGAGGACGTGCTCAAGCAGTTTGCTGAACGCGCCGAGTCCAAAGGTTTGGAATTAAACGGCCTCATTCATGCGGCCGTGCCGACCGGATTGAGGGGCGATCCCGGCCGGCTTCGCCAGGTCCTGACGAATCTGGTCGGAAACGCCATTAAGTTCACCCAACAGGGAGACGTCACCGTGCAGGTCTATCTCGAAGAGGAGACCGAGGGCGATGCCTTGCTCAGATTTGACGTGACGGATAGCGGGATCGGCATTAGCCCGGAAACACAAGGCAGGCTCTTTCAACCGTTTGTCCAGGCGGATTCGACGATGACCAGGCGGTATGGAGGAACGGGACTCGGGTTGTCGATTTCCAAGCAATTGATTGAGTTGATGGGCGGACAGATCGGCGTGAAAAGTGCGCCGGATCGCGGCAGTACGTTTTGGTGTACGGCCCGGTTTCCGAAACAGCCCTCGTCGGTGTCGGCGATTCTACCCATGGCGGATCTTCAAGGCCACCGTGTGCTCATCGTGGATGACAATGAGTCCAACCGGCTTATCTTGCACCATCTGGTCTCCGGATGGGGCATGCAGGATGTGCTTGCGGAGGATGCGGGAAGTGCCCTGGCGCTCATCGAGGAGGCCTCTCGGCATGGCACCCCGTTCGATTGCGCGATTGTCGATGTGGTGATGCCCGGAAAAGACGGTCTGCAATTGGCGGCGGAACTCCAAAGCCTTTCCTGCGCCGCTTCCATGCGTATCGTCGTCATGACCTCGCTCTTACAACGGGGGCATGCCGAGCGTGCCAGGAAGGTGGGGGCGAAGGGCTATCTCACCAAGCCCGTCCGACACGATGAATTGAGGGATTGCCTGCGCACGGTGCTCGGAATGGCGCACGCACCGGTCGAGCCTCCGCAGGCGGATGATACGGCCTCTCCGCGTCTGATTACGCGACACACCCTAGCGGAGCACTCCACGCGCCGACGGGTCTTGGTCGTTGAAGATAACGGCGTCAATCAGAAACTGGCCGTGCGCATGCTGGAGAAGCTCGGGTACCGGCCCGATCTGGTCGAGAACGGGCAGGAAGCACTGGCCGCACTTGATGCGGGGGCCTATGACGCAGTGCTCATGGATTGCCAGATGCCTGTCATGGACGGGTTTGAGGCCACGGCCGCAATTCGCCGGCAAGAGGCTGCAGGAAAGCGCTATGTGAGCGAGGGCCATTTGCCGATCATCGCGGTGACGGCCAATGCGATGCAAGGCGATCGTGAGCGCTGCCTGGCCGCCGGCATGGATGCCTACCTTGCCAAACCCATTAAGCTGGAGGATGTGCGGACGACTCTGGCCCGGTGGGTCATGTCTCCTGCGTCAGAAGATACGGGTAAAGGCGTGGCGAGGAGCATGGGCCCGGTGTCCGATGGACGGTCGATTTTCGACCCGGCCCAAATGCTCCAGAACATCGGAGGCGATCAGGATCTTCTGGTGCAATTGGTCGACCTGTTTCTCGAACGACAGGCCGATATGATGAGTCAAATCCGGCAGGCGTTGTCTCTTGGGGACACCGTGACGGTCGAGCGAGCCGCTCATACGCTCAAGGGGACGGCCGGCAATCTTTGCGCTCCGGAGGTGGCACTGGCGGCGGGCCGTCTTGAAGCCATCGGCCGGCTGGGGACGCTGCACGACGCTCCGGCGGTCTATGCGCATCTCGAAATGGAAATGCTTCGCCTGCTTCGGATCCTCGAAGACTATCGTGGTCCGAGCGGCGCCATGACACAGGCCGCCGCCTGA
- a CDS encoding DUF3391 domain-containing protein, with protein sequence MSGTKQISIEQLIPGMFVVEMDLPWYRTPFLFHKRLIHDVETIDVMKQHGVRHVTIDTSKGVDVQAAGNTPPATADHLPATLDAGPVGDEASQKAGSVPLDGGENQVAALYGEAQEAVERIFADLERGVPPTPAATKEIVGGVINQVLHDRSALLLHSTFLKVKQFDRSLGAHALDTAILSLVVAVESGVDPSVYEQLGMGALLHDIGYVRLPRNLVRKRDECNDSEQRLLEQHTQLGVTVLGEQSGYHQEVCRVVVEHHERCDGSGYPRKLKAQDISPLAQIVGIVDLYDKMVSRRGGRPAMIPHDAVRQLFLVGERGQYPKPLVEAVIRSIGVYPVGSLVRLNTGEQAVVVGVNPEQRLKPQVKITGGPHGESYPNPEQVDLALPSQDKVSRTVLRVLDPVQERVNIAMYLDDGMDQAA encoded by the coding sequence ATGAGTGGGACGAAGCAGATATCCATTGAGCAATTGATACCGGGCATGTTTGTCGTCGAGATGGATCTTCCGTGGTATCGAACGCCCTTCCTATTCCATAAACGTCTGATCCATGATGTAGAGACGATCGACGTGATGAAACAGCATGGAGTCCGACACGTCACCATTGATACGAGCAAGGGAGTCGATGTGCAGGCGGCGGGGAACACGCCGCCCGCCACAGCCGATCATTTACCTGCCACATTGGACGCGGGGCCTGTGGGCGATGAGGCCTCGCAGAAAGCCGGTTCGGTCCCTCTGGACGGCGGTGAGAACCAGGTGGCGGCCTTGTATGGCGAAGCGCAAGAGGCCGTGGAGCGCATCTTTGCCGATCTTGAGCGCGGAGTCCCGCCGACGCCGGCCGCAACGAAGGAGATCGTCGGGGGTGTCATCAACCAGGTGCTGCACGATCGCAGCGCACTCCTGCTGCATAGTACCTTTCTCAAGGTGAAGCAGTTCGATCGTTCCCTGGGCGCCCATGCTCTTGATACGGCAATCTTGTCGCTGGTCGTCGCCGTCGAGAGCGGAGTCGACCCGTCGGTCTACGAACAGCTTGGGATGGGAGCCCTCCTGCATGATATCGGCTATGTCCGCCTTCCCCGCAATCTGGTCCGCAAGCGAGACGAATGTAATGATTCGGAGCAGCGACTCTTAGAGCAGCACACTCAATTGGGCGTCACAGTTCTTGGCGAACAATCCGGTTACCACCAGGAGGTCTGTCGCGTCGTCGTGGAGCACCACGAGCGATGCGATGGAAGCGGATATCCGCGGAAGCTGAAGGCTCAGGACATCTCCCCGCTTGCCCAAATCGTCGGGATCGTGGACCTCTATGACAAGATGGTCAGCCGCCGCGGAGGCCGACCGGCGATGATCCCTCATGATGCCGTCCGTCAATTGTTTCTGGTCGGAGAGCGCGGGCAATACCCCAAACCGTTAGTTGAGGCCGTGATTCGAAGCATCGGCGTGTACCCCGTCGGCAGCCTCGTTCGGTTGAATACCGGAGAGCAGGCGGTGGTCGTCGGGGTCAATCCGGAACAGCGCTTGAAACCTCAAGTGAAGATTACCGGAGGGCCGCACGGAGAGTCCTATCCCAATCCGGAGCAAGTCGACCTTGCGCTCCCTTCGCAGGATAAGGTTTCGCGCACGGTCTTACGCGTGTTGGATCCCGTCCAAGAACGCGTCAATATTGCCATGTATCTGGACGATGGCATGGATCAGGCGGCCTAA
- a CDS encoding HD-GYP domain-containing protein: MATRIHITQLRPGMRIEKLDCSWFATPFFRHRMAVTSMEQVEQLKACGVETLDISGELETEAPAAEELFQEPAEAHDPSPVLTAAPGDTGIPFEEELPAAKLVYAAAKNVIEEAMLDVRMGRDINMDAVNQVVSEMADSVLRNPDALTSLSRLKHFDEYTFFHSVNTSLLALSLGRNLGIDETLLHQLGVGTLLHDIGKTKVPLEILNKPGKYEAHEFEIMKQHVMRGAEVLSGTTGLTDNYLMPALEHHERVDGTGYPYQRRKGDLSQFGMMAAVVDIYDAITSDRCYHKAKPAHEALQFLYLISQKGHLEHTLVQRFIQVVGVYPVGSVVRLNTGEVAVVSRINRATPLQPEIMVVKSAGNTILSHPETVDLARPQGATQRTIAAVTDPVSTGINPTVYLDQEPA, encoded by the coding sequence ATGGCGACACGCATTCACATCACCCAGCTTCGTCCCGGCATGCGCATCGAGAAACTCGATTGTTCCTGGTTTGCCACACCTTTTTTCCGGCACCGTATGGCCGTGACGTCGATGGAGCAGGTGGAGCAACTCAAAGCCTGCGGTGTTGAAACGCTCGATATTTCAGGAGAGCTTGAGACTGAGGCTCCGGCAGCGGAAGAACTCTTCCAAGAGCCTGCTGAGGCGCATGATCCTTCTCCCGTCCTCACCGCGGCGCCGGGGGACACCGGTATTCCATTCGAAGAGGAACTGCCGGCCGCCAAACTCGTGTATGCCGCGGCAAAGAATGTGATCGAAGAAGCGATGCTCGACGTTCGCATGGGACGCGACATCAACATGGATGCGGTCAATCAGGTGGTATCAGAGATGGCCGACAGCGTCCTCCGGAATCCTGATGCCCTCACGAGCCTCTCCCGCTTAAAGCACTTCGACGAATATACGTTTTTCCATTCGGTCAACACGTCGCTTCTGGCCTTGTCGCTTGGGCGCAATCTGGGAATCGACGAAACGCTCTTGCATCAGCTCGGCGTCGGCACCTTGCTCCATGATATCGGGAAGACGAAAGTCCCGTTGGAGATCTTGAATAAGCCGGGGAAATACGAAGCCCATGAATTTGAAATCATGAAGCAGCATGTGATGCGAGGAGCCGAAGTCCTGTCAGGGACGACCGGTTTGACGGACAACTACCTGATGCCGGCGCTGGAACATCACGAGCGCGTGGACGGGACCGGCTATCCGTATCAGCGCCGCAAAGGCGACCTCAGCCAGTTCGGGATGATGGCCGCGGTTGTGGATATCTACGATGCCATCACAAGCGATCGCTGCTATCACAAAGCCAAGCCGGCGCATGAAGCGCTGCAATTCCTCTATCTCATCTCGCAAAAAGGCCACCTTGAGCATACGCTCGTCCAACGGTTCATCCAGGTCGTCGGCGTCTATCCGGTCGGCTCAGTCGTCCGGCTCAATACTGGGGAGGTGGCGGTCGTCAGCCGAATCAATCGGGCCACACCACTCCAGCCCGAGATCATGGTCGTCAAAAGCGCAGGTAATACGATCCTGTCGCATCCCGAGACAGTCGATCTTGCTCGCCCCCAAGGAGCGACGCAGCGAACCATTGCAGCCGTGACCGACCCTGTCAGTACCGGCATCAATCCCACTGTCTATCTCGATCAGGAGCCCGCATGA
- a CDS encoding flagellar brake protein, translating into MNDVTTTQPTPTSFLTVGLSLKLSFTLNGQKGMYGSTLLGWKDYAWLVCEWPLQVGHGTDIPRGTPCTVSYLHDGKLVGYRTEIRDMLSAPVPLLFIAFPHTVEEMHLRKHARVTSCEPIVLERVEGNAISGAPSSAIVGGLLQNLSIGGCSVIVPHAPVWLRAGATLRLEFELAGLGHVTNLTGLVKSAEAAEGTWTLGLEFRFQEMEYIEYRGWGGSVHQAIEQWTTQKVTDSFPLQ; encoded by the coding sequence ATGAATGATGTGACCACGACACAACCCACGCCGACATCGTTTCTCACCGTCGGCCTTTCCCTCAAACTGTCGTTCACGCTCAACGGGCAGAAGGGGATGTACGGCTCGACACTCCTGGGATGGAAAGACTATGCCTGGCTGGTCTGCGAATGGCCGCTGCAGGTCGGCCATGGGACCGATATTCCCAGGGGAACGCCCTGCACGGTCAGCTATCTCCACGACGGAAAGCTGGTCGGCTATCGAACCGAAATTCGTGACATGCTGAGCGCGCCGGTGCCACTGCTGTTCATTGCCTTTCCGCACACCGTGGAAGAAATGCATTTGCGCAAACATGCCCGCGTGACTTCCTGCGAGCCGATTGTCCTTGAACGGGTAGAGGGCAACGCGATCAGCGGAGCGCCGTCGTCGGCGATCGTCGGCGGTCTGCTTCAAAATCTGAGTATCGGAGGCTGCAGCGTCATCGTTCCGCATGCTCCGGTCTGGCTCCGGGCTGGAGCCACGCTACGCTTGGAGTTTGAGCTGGCCGGACTCGGTCACGTCACAAATTTGACTGGGCTTGTCAAAAGTGCCGAAGCCGCAGAGGGTACCTGGACGCTCGGCCTCGAATTTCGTTTTCAAGAAATGGAATACATCGAGTACCGCGGGTGGGGTGGATCCGTCCATCAGGCCATCGAACAATGGACCACGCAAAAAGTCACCGATTCGTTTCCACTTCAATAA
- a CDS encoding aminotransferase class I/II-fold pyridoxal phosphate-dependent enzyme has protein sequence MEGRHSLQQAMNPRWCLAYDTIDRQDIDRLVEWLQTYPRLTKGPITVDFESRWSKWLGASHSVFCNSGSSANLLMYYTLLASGRLRNKKVIVPSVGWVTSIAPAIQFGFEPIMCEADPDTFALDLNHLEALLKQHQPQTVMLVQVLGVPHKMRELMALKERYGFILLEDACAAIGASYEGRKVGSFGDMASFSFYFGHQMSTIEGGMVSTNDKALADLLLMLRSHGWSKDLDTATHRGLVTQHLIDDFHSPFVFYEPGFNLRSTDLNAFIGIGQVEKLDWMTEQRRANHGRYLDHLSSSFYVQRAPKNSQVASISVGLLAESRQQRQRIVQALVARGVETRIFSAGNLGLHPFWTSRYGATSFPVADRIHHCGFFLPNHAALTPDDVAAISQIVLEAA, from the coding sequence ATGGAAGGCCGTCATTCACTTCAGCAAGCCATGAACCCGCGATGGTGTCTTGCGTACGACACCATCGATCGCCAGGACATCGATAGATTGGTCGAATGGCTGCAAACCTATCCTCGTTTGACCAAAGGTCCGATCACCGTCGACTTCGAGTCGCGCTGGTCGAAATGGCTGGGAGCCTCCCATTCCGTGTTTTGCAATTCGGGATCGTCGGCGAATTTGCTCATGTATTACACCCTCCTGGCTTCCGGACGCCTGAGGAATAAGAAGGTCATTGTGCCCAGCGTAGGCTGGGTGACGTCGATTGCACCCGCGATTCAATTCGGCTTCGAACCCATCATGTGCGAAGCCGATCCGGACACGTTTGCGCTCGACCTCAACCATCTTGAAGCGCTCTTGAAACAGCATCAACCGCAGACGGTCATGCTCGTTCAGGTCTTGGGCGTCCCGCATAAGATGCGGGAACTGATGGCACTGAAAGAACGCTATGGATTCATCTTACTGGAAGACGCCTGTGCCGCGATCGGCGCGAGCTATGAAGGACGCAAAGTCGGCTCTTTCGGCGATATGGCGAGCTTCTCCTTCTACTTCGGCCATCAAATGTCGACCATCGAAGGCGGCATGGTCTCGACCAATGACAAAGCCCTCGCCGATCTCCTCCTGATGCTCCGGAGTCACGGGTGGAGCAAGGATCTGGATACCGCAACCCATCGTGGACTGGTCACGCAACACCTGATCGATGACTTTCACTCTCCGTTCGTCTTCTACGAACCGGGATTCAATCTTCGCTCGACCGATCTGAACGCCTTCATTGGAATCGGGCAAGTGGAGAAGCTGGATTGGATGACGGAACAGCGTCGGGCGAATCACGGGCGTTACCTGGATCATCTCAGTTCCAGCTTCTATGTCCAACGGGCCCCGAAGAATAGTCAGGTCGCCAGTATTTCGGTCGGCTTGCTGGCGGAATCTCGCCAGCAGCGCCAGCGGATCGTTCAAGCGCTCGTCGCGCGAGGGGTGGAAACTCGTATTTTCTCCGCGGGGAATCTCGGTCTTCACCCGTTTTGGACCAGTCGATATGGAGCGACCAGTTTCCCCGTAGCCGATCGCATTCACCACTGCGGCTTCTTCCTCCCGAACCATGCGGCGCTGACGCCGGACGATGTCGCGGCTATTTCGCAAATCGTCCTGGAGGCCGCATGA
- a CDS encoding NAD-dependent epimerase/dehydratase family protein, with protein sequence MTGPLLITGGTGLLGSAIRKIRPDAIYLARADGDLRDRSVAQRLIEDIRPGQILHLAGVVGGVKANAACNSRFFEDNVLINTAVLSAARALGIQRLVSLLSSCAFPLFSDRATTEDDLQAALPYDGNAGYGYAKRMLDLHTRLVAKEEGWKWTTLTPVTLYGPQDSFDPESGHVVGSLISRCWAAKTTGTPLVVWGSGRAVRQFVFVDDVAKIAVDAIERNLDSTTTIITPDGGITIRALAETIASVMGYTGPMVFDSTQPEGVPVKRLQSRTFSSLFPECRFTNLRQGLEATVRWFIDHSTSGEGVSRASLPLCHQP encoded by the coding sequence ATGACAGGCCCGCTGCTGATCACTGGCGGAACCGGGTTGCTGGGATCGGCAATTCGGAAGATCCGTCCCGATGCGATCTATCTCGCGCGCGCAGACGGAGACCTCCGCGATCGCAGCGTTGCGCAACGGCTGATAGAAGACATTCGGCCAGGGCAAATCCTTCATCTGGCTGGTGTGGTCGGAGGCGTAAAGGCCAATGCCGCCTGTAATAGCCGCTTTTTTGAGGACAATGTGCTGATCAATACAGCAGTACTCTCCGCCGCTCGCGCCCTTGGAATACAGAGGCTTGTTTCACTTCTCTCAAGTTGCGCCTTCCCTCTCTTTTCGGATCGGGCAACGACCGAAGACGATCTCCAGGCCGCACTCCCATATGACGGCAATGCGGGATACGGCTATGCCAAGCGCATGCTGGATCTCCACACCCGTCTCGTGGCGAAAGAAGAGGGGTGGAAGTGGACCACGCTGACACCGGTCACGCTCTATGGTCCCCAGGACTCGTTCGATCCCGAGAGCGGTCATGTGGTGGGTTCGCTGATCAGCCGCTGCTGGGCGGCGAAGACGACCGGCACTCCGTTGGTCGTGTGGGGAAGCGGCCGGGCGGTGCGCCAATTCGTCTTTGTCGATGATGTGGCCAAGATCGCCGTCGATGCGATCGAGCGTAATCTCGATTCGACGACAACCATCATTACTCCTGACGGCGGCATCACGATTCGAGCCTTAGCCGAAACGATTGCGTCCGTCATGGGGTATACGGGTCCGATGGTATTCGACTCGACTCAACCTGAAGGCGTGCCGGTGAAACGCTTGCAGAGCAGAACATTTTCATCGCTGTTTCCGGAGTGCCGATTCACCAACCTGAGACAGGGTCTTGAAGCGACGGTGCGATGGTTTATCGATCACTCAACATCGGGGGAAGGGGTGTCACGCGCATCGCTTCCGCTCTGTCATCAGCCTTAA
- a CDS encoding NAD(P)-dependent oxidoreductase, protein MPTKQTHVLVTGGAGYIGSVLCKQLLDRGHRVTVLDTFMYRQNSLLDCCAFDTFRVVRGDCRDERIITDLLRDADVIIPLAALVGAPLCNRDRVGAYTINFEAVQMLSKLTSQQQQIIFPVTNSGYGIGQPGVPCTEDSPLRPISLYGETKVKAERVVLDRGNAITLRLATVFGASPRMRMDLLVNDFVWRAVHDRAVVVFEGHCKRNYIHIRDVVKAFLHSMDQFERMKNRAYNVGLDDANLSKLELCQEIQRHIPQFVFFEAPIGEDPDKRDYIVSNERMLSTGFKPDWSLGRGIQELTKCYTIVTGTGYGNV, encoded by the coding sequence ATGCCGACAAAACAGACACATGTACTGGTGACCGGGGGAGCCGGCTATATCGGATCGGTGCTGTGCAAACAGCTCCTTGACCGGGGTCATCGAGTGACCGTTCTCGATACCTTCATGTATCGACAAAACAGCCTGTTAGATTGCTGTGCCTTTGACACCTTTCGTGTCGTGCGCGGAGATTGCCGGGATGAACGAATCATCACGGATCTCCTACGTGACGCGGATGTCATCATTCCGCTCGCTGCACTGGTGGGAGCGCCGTTGTGCAATCGCGATCGAGTCGGCGCCTACACGATCAACTTTGAAGCCGTGCAGATGCTGAGCAAGCTCACCTCGCAACAGCAACAGATCATCTTCCCCGTCACGAATAGCGGCTATGGCATCGGGCAACCGGGCGTTCCCTGCACAGAGGATTCGCCGTTACGTCCCATCAGCTTGTATGGCGAGACGAAGGTCAAGGCCGAGCGGGTCGTGCTGGATCGCGGCAACGCGATCACCCTCCGGCTGGCCACAGTCTTTGGCGCGTCTCCTCGAATGCGGATGGACCTCCTGGTCAACGATTTTGTGTGGCGCGCGGTCCATGATCGAGCCGTCGTGGTGTTCGAGGGGCATTGCAAACGGAACTACATCCATATCCGTGACGTCGTGAAGGCCTTTCTTCACTCGATGGATCAGTTCGAGCGCATGAAGAATCGCGCCTACAATGTCGGCCTGGACGACGCCAATCTTTCGAAACTGGAACTGTGCCAGGAAATTCAACGACACATTCCTCAGTTTGTCTTCTTTGAAGCCCCGATCGGAGAAGATCCCGACAAACGGGACTACATCGTCTCGAATGAACGGATGCTCTCGACCGGGTTCAAGCCGGACTGGTCGTTAGGACGAGGGATCCAGGAATTGACCAAGTGCTACACCATCGTGACCGGAACGGGATACGGCAATGTCTAG